In one Solanum lycopersicum chromosome 11, SLM_r2.1 genomic region, the following are encoded:
- the LOC104644632 gene encoding uncharacterized protein — translation MNKRYKQKELKKFLQNNKVSLAGLIETRVKENNTSATINSIAAGWKCFNNYKDVVNIWIIWDDSWYDVKLIASSAQMIHCYIQERSKGYQFNLTVVYGFNTIEQRKNRLAGAPVNENEIKDFSNCVKVMGINELQWKGNYYTWNNKQSGNARISSRIDRAFGNDAWMDKWGHVILKYGNPGVSDHSPMQLMLHQGYQQVRVNFMFFNVWIEHESFLDLVEKVWKKEKGKDSMKMVWHKMKALQHVLKQLNNSEFKFISKQIEDARTELAEVQNQLGNQAKDKLVGKEKELLTKLEKWSMLEENALRQKARAKWIKLGYENNKYFRSVIKERNNKKSIRSLMSLDGRMLHEPQ, via the exons ATGAATAAGAGATATAAGCAGAAGGAATTAAAGAAGTTTTTGCAGAATAATAAAGTTTCTTTGGCTGGCTTAATTGAAACTAGAGTGAAAGAGAACAATACTAGTGCAACAATTAATAGCATAGCTGCAGGGTGGAAGTGTTTCAATAACTATAAAGATGTTGTAAATATATGGATTATATGGGATGATAGCTGGTATGATGTTAAGCTGATTGCAAGTTCAGCTCAGATGATACATTGttatatacaagaaagaagCAAAGGGTATCAATTCAACCTCACAGTAGTGTATGGGTTTAATACCATAGAGCAGAGGAAGA ATAGGTTAGCTGGAGCTCCTGTCAATGAAAATGAgataaaagatttttcaaacTGTGTCAAGGTTATGGGAATTAATGAGTTGCAATGGAAAGGTAATTATTATACATGGAACAACAAGCAGAGTGGTAATGCAAGAATCTCAAGCAGGATTGATAGAGCTTTTGGGAATGATGCATGGATGGATAAATGGGGGCATGTCATATTAAAATATGGTAATCCAGGGGTTTCAGATCACAGTCCAATGCAGTTGATGCTTCATCAAGGATATCAGCAAGTGAGAGTAaactttatgttttttaatgtaTGGATTGAACATGAATCCTTCTTGGATCTGGTGGAGAAAGTATGGAAGAAGGAGAAAGGAAAAGACTCAATGAAGATGGTATGGCATAAAATGAAGGCCCTCCAACATGTCCTAAAACAGTTGAATAATAGTGAGTTCAAATTCATCAGCAAGCAGATTGAGGATGCTAGAACTGAGCTTGCAGAAGTGCAAAACCAGCTTGGTAATCAAGCAAAAGATAAGTTAGTTGGTAAAGAAAAAGAACTCCTAACAAAACTTGAAAAATGGTCTATGTTAGAAGAAAATGCACTCAGGCAAAAAGCAAGAGCAAAATGGATTAAGCTAGGATAtgaaaacaacaaatattttagATCAGTGATAAAGGAGAGAAATAATAAGAAGTCCATCAGAAGTCTGATGTCATTAGATGGAAGAATGCTACATGAACCTCAATAG